A genomic stretch from Deinococcus ruber includes:
- the dnaK gene encoding molecular chaperone DnaK, with the protein MPKAVGIDLGTTNSVIAVMEGGRPEVIVNAEGARTTPSVVAYKGDERLVGQIARRQAALNPAATLFEVKRFIGRNWNEVKSEAERSPFKVKEGPNGSVRIEVNGKDLAPEQVSAEVLRKMVADASAKLGSPIKDVVITVPAYFDNSQREATKQAGEIAGLNVLRVINEPTAAALAYGLERKGNETVLVFDLGGGTFDVTILELGDGVFEVKSTSGDTHLGGADFDQRIVDWLAGEFQKEHNFDLRKDKQALQRLIEASEKAKIELSSASETTISLPFITFDPETRTPLHLERTLSRAKFEEMTSDLLRRVREPVQRALEDAKLDASKIDEVILVGGSTRIPAVKRIVQDIIGKTPNESVNPDEAVALGAAVQAGIIGGDSALGDIVLVDVTPLTLGVEVKGGMIAPLITRNTAVPAKKTEIFTTAENNQPGVEIVVLQGERPMAADNKSLGRFKLEGIPPMRAGQAQIEVTFDIDANGILHVTAKEKTSGKESSIRIENTTTLDKGDVEKMVREAEQNAGADKLRREKVEKRNALDSLRVQALSQIEESSADQSLKDKVKGLADEAETAVREDDDTKIADVQKRLEEGLRELMTAGQNAGGTQQDGQPGAATKTDDDVIDADFKPAE; encoded by the coding sequence ATGCCAAAAGCAGTCGGAATCGACCTAGGTACAACCAACAGCGTCATCGCCGTGATGGAAGGCGGACGCCCCGAAGTGATCGTGAACGCCGAGGGCGCACGCACCACCCCCAGCGTCGTGGCCTACAAAGGCGACGAGCGCCTGGTGGGTCAGATCGCCCGCCGTCAGGCCGCGCTGAACCCCGCCGCCACGCTGTTTGAGGTCAAGCGCTTCATCGGGCGCAACTGGAACGAGGTCAAGTCGGAGGCAGAGCGCAGCCCGTTCAAGGTCAAGGAAGGCCCCAACGGCTCGGTCCGGATCGAGGTGAACGGCAAAGACCTCGCCCCCGAGCAGGTCAGTGCCGAGGTGCTCCGCAAGATGGTGGCCGACGCCAGCGCCAAGCTGGGCAGCCCCATCAAAGACGTGGTTATCACGGTGCCCGCGTACTTCGACAACTCGCAGCGCGAGGCCACCAAGCAGGCCGGTGAGATCGCAGGCCTGAACGTGCTGCGCGTCATCAACGAGCCGACGGCAGCCGCACTCGCCTACGGCCTGGAGCGCAAGGGCAACGAGACCGTGCTGGTCTTCGACCTGGGCGGCGGCACCTTCGACGTGACCATTCTGGAACTGGGTGACGGCGTGTTCGAGGTCAAATCGACCTCCGGCGATACCCACCTGGGCGGTGCAGACTTCGACCAGCGCATCGTGGACTGGCTGGCCGGCGAATTCCAGAAAGAGCATAATTTCGACCTCCGCAAAGACAAGCAGGCGCTCCAGCGTCTGATCGAAGCCTCGGAAAAGGCCAAGATCGAGCTGTCGAGTGCGTCTGAGACGACCATCAGCCTGCCGTTCATCACCTTCGATCCCGAGACCCGCACGCCTCTGCACCTGGAGCGCACCCTGTCGCGGGCCAAGTTTGAAGAGATGACCAGCGACCTGCTGCGCCGCGTGCGTGAACCCGTGCAGCGCGCCCTGGAAGACGCCAAGCTCGACGCCAGCAAGATCGACGAAGTGATTCTGGTGGGCGGCAGCACCCGTATTCCGGCCGTTAAGCGCATCGTGCAGGACATCATCGGCAAGACCCCCAACGAGAGCGTGAACCCCGACGAGGCCGTGGCGCTGGGCGCGGCGGTTCAGGCGGGCATCATCGGCGGCGACAGCGCCCTGGGCGACATCGTGCTGGTCGACGTGACCCCGCTGACCCTGGGCGTGGAAGTGAAGGGCGGCATGATCGCGCCGCTGATCACTCGCAACACGGCGGTTCCGGCCAAGAAGACCGAGATCTTCACTACCGCCGAGAACAACCAGCCGGGCGTGGAAATCGTGGTGCTTCAGGGCGAGCGCCCGATGGCAGCCGACAACAAGAGCCTGGGCCGCTTCAAGCTGGAAGGCATTCCGCCGATGCGGGCCGGACAGGCGCAGATCGAAGTGACCTTTGATATCGACGCCAACGGCATTCTGCACGTCACAGCCAAGGAAAAGACCTCGGGCAAGGAAAGCAGCATCCGCATCGAGAACACCACCACGCTCGACAAGGGCGACGTGGAGAAGATGGTGCGCGAGGCCGAGCAGAACGCCGGAGCCGACAAGCTGCGCCGCGAGAAGGTCGAGAAGCGCAACGCCCTCGACAGCCTGCGGGTTCAGGCGCTGTCGCAGATCGAAGAGAGCAGTGCCGACCAGAGCCTGAAGGACAAGGTGAAGGGCCTGGCCGACGAAGCCGAAACCGCCGTGCGTGAAGACGACGACACCAAGATCGCCGACGTGCAGAAGCGGCTGGAAGAGGGTCTGCGCGAGCTGATGACCGCCGGGCAGAATGCGGGCGGCACGCAGCAGGACGGACAGCCGGGCGCAGCCACGAAGACCGACGACGACGTGATCGACGCCGACTTCAAGCCCGCCGAATAA
- a CDS encoding nucleotide exchange factor GrpE produces the protein MTNPNDPNQPQKPTIDLDSETGTEVSRPESDVVDVEASSDAETDNDSADFDPSMFDPAMFGQVQEMMDKLQKSEELERENAELKNRLGRLAADFESFRRRTADDATEAKAKGTADAAEALMPVFDDISRALEMGSGDPAKLLPGFVNVQNKVLSVFEKLGLSATGQEGEHFDPQWHEALQVVPGEEDDVVVQVFQRGFRMNDRLVRPARVVVSRKE, from the coding sequence ATGACCAATCCCAATGATCCCAATCAGCCGCAAAAGCCCACCATCGACCTCGATTCCGAGACGGGCACCGAGGTCAGCAGGCCCGAATCTGACGTGGTGGACGTGGAGGCCAGCAGCGACGCCGAGACAGACAACGACAGCGCCGACTTCGATCCTTCGATGTTCGACCCGGCCATGTTCGGGCAGGTTCAGGAGATGATGGACAAGCTCCAGAAGTCTGAAGAGCTGGAGCGCGAGAACGCCGAGCTGAAAAACCGCCTGGGCCGCCTCGCCGCCGACTTCGAGAGCTTCCGCAGGCGCACCGCCGACGACGCGACGGAAGCCAAAGCCAAAGGCACCGCCGACGCTGCCGAAGCACTGATGCCGGTGTTTGACGACATCTCACGCGCCCTAGAAATGGGCAGCGGCGACCCCGCCAAGCTGCTGCCCGGCTTCGTAAACGTACAAAACAAGGTGCTGAGCGTCTTCGAGAAGCTGGGCCTGAGCGCTACCGGACAGGAAGGCGAACACTTCGACCCGCAGTGGCACGAGGCTCTTCAGGTGGTGCCGGGCGAAGAAGATGACGTGGTGGTACAGGTCTTCCAGCGCGGCTTCCGCATGAATGACCGACTGGTGCGGCCTGCGCGGGTGGTGGTGAGCAGGAAGGAGTAA